One window from the genome of bacterium encodes:
- a CDS encoding radical SAM protein: MKKGKVILFYPGYENSDYHWFPFPYLYIGPFLEREGFTPIIIDARTEPNWKSLLKDSLGNALCLGVTSMTSADIRDALDAAVIGKESNPKLPVVWGGPHATAKPEETVEPGCVDIAVRGPGENVMTEIANRAYYGRDLTDISGTTYKKEGTIYNNGNPDTISFDYDIFPAFHLIDVEKYRSPNNVVSIFTARGCPYRCTFCTTGDKAYSERTLKQVKEEILYVVNELRFKNIFFQDGTFFVKKNRVVEIARWLVESGLKIKWKAKARANSLLSYSEEELSELKESGLVSVFFGIESGSLRVLENMRKKTKPQDAEESAEICRNYEIEFYASFMFATPYETVDDLKNTLGHIKRLKEINPKAIIQNCIYLPLPGTPMYEQACSNGYIPPAKLEDWIGRNISSRFQERSDITWIPPEILKEYIKIYNEEFGYYKHLCEKEKDGEYKSVFHETE, from the coding sequence ATGAAAAAGGGCAAAGTTATCTTATTCTATCCGGGCTATGAGAATAGCGATTATCACTGGTTCCCATTTCCTTATTTGTATATCGGCCCCTTCTTAGAAAGAGAGGGGTTCACGCCTATTATCATAGATGCAAGGACCGAGCCTAACTGGAAGAGCCTTTTAAAAGACTCTCTTGGTAACGCCCTCTGTTTAGGGGTTACGTCGATGACGAGCGCCGATATCAGAGACGCACTTGATGCGGCGGTTATCGGCAAAGAATCAAATCCGAAATTGCCTGTAGTATGGGGAGGTCCCCACGCTACAGCCAAACCGGAAGAAACAGTTGAACCGGGGTGCGTCGATATTGCTGTCCGCGGGCCTGGAGAAAATGTTATGACCGAAATAGCAAATAGAGCTTATTACGGCAGAGACCTTACCGATATATCCGGCACAACTTACAAGAAGGAAGGCACAATCTATAATAACGGCAATCCGGACACGATCTCCTTTGATTACGATATCTTTCCGGCTTTTCATCTAATCGATGTAGAAAAATACCGCTCACCCAATAATGTGGTTTCAATCTTTACCGCAAGGGGCTGTCCGTACAGATGCACCTTCTGTACAACAGGAGATAAGGCTTATTCCGAAAGGACTCTCAAACAGGTGAAAGAAGAGATACTGTATGTCGTTAACGAATTGAGATTTAAAAATATCTTCTTCCAAGACGGGACATTTTTTGTAAAAAAGAATCGTGTAGTGGAGATCGCCCGCTGGCTTGTCGAATCAGGCCTAAAGATTAAATGGAAGGCAAAGGCGAGGGCAAATTCATTGCTGAGCTATTCTGAAGAAGAGTTATCAGAGTTAAAGGAGTCCGGCCTCGTTTCAGTTTTCTTTGGAATCGAATCGGGTTCTCTGCGCGTCCTGGAGAATATGCGAAAGAAGACGAAGCCGCAAGATGCAGAGGAGAGCGCCGAGATATGCCGCAATTACGAAATAGAGTTTTATGCCTCCTTTATGTTTGCCACCCCCTATGAAACTGTGGACGATCTCAAGAATACTCTCGGACATATAAAGAGATTGAAGGAGATAAATCCTAAGGCAATTATTCAAAATTGTATATATCTTCCGCTTCCTGGCACCCCTATGTATGAACAAGCTTGCAGTAATGGATATATTCCTCCGGCAAAACTTGAGGATTGGATCGGAAGGAATATATCTTCCAGATTTCAAGAGAGAAGCGACATTACATGGATACCGCCGGAGATCCTTAAGGAATACATAAAAATTTATAACGAGGAGTTCGGTTATTATAAACACCTTTGTGAAAAAGAAAAAGACGGCGAATATAAATCGGTATTTCACGAAACGGAGTAG
- a CDS encoding GNAT family protein, giving the protein MNEITLREATMDDCDDLYRWRNDPVTREQFFESEVVPYEEHQKWFRKAMDDSNRLFFIGVDEKGEKCGVVRFDIKDGVFAEISVNVAPEKRGKKIGPQLISRSCPLFFLKTKRRLILARTKEQNIASIKAFKKAGFSELFRYNDTTRGGVVAFVLLAPYVEVE; this is encoded by the coding sequence TTGAATGAGATAACCTTGCGAGAAGCCACAATGGATGACTGTGATGACCTCTATCGCTGGAGAAATGATCCGGTGACCAGAGAACAATTCTTTGAGAGTGAAGTAGTGCCATACGAGGAACACCAAAAGTGGTTCAGGAAGGCGATGGATGATTCCAATAGGCTATTCTTTATTGGAGTTGATGAAAAGGGTGAAAAATGCGGCGTGGTGAGGTTTGACATTAAGGATGGTGTCTTTGCCGAGATAAGTGTCAATGTGGCTCCTGAAAAGCGAGGCAAGAAAATTGGCCCTCAACTGATTTCAAGATCTTGTCCCTTATTCTTTTTAAAGACAAAGAGGAGGCTAATCCTGGCCAGAACGAAAGAACAGAATATTGCTTCTATTAAGGCCTTTAAGAAAGCAGGTTTTTCTGAACTTTTCCGTTATAATGATACTACCAGGGGAGGGGTAGTAGCTTTTGTTCTTTTAGCCCCATATGTAGAAGTCGAGTAG
- a CDS encoding N-acetylneuraminate synthase family protein, with amino-acid sequence MLVINSKPIGAGHPTYIIAEIGINHNGSLDIATKMLEQAVKSGVDAVKMQIISADNSYARTSPSYSIFKKVELSLEEWATLVNQARMLNIDMFATFVNSSDLLYAEQLDLPAIKISSTNITNFPLLEAIAQLGRPVIMSTGMGYLSEVDEAVRFLEKKGQQQMGILQCTSLYPTQPKDVNLLAIRTLAEAFPKYPVGFSDHTIGINCAVAAVAMGAKILEKHFTLDRDMEGPDHHFSVTPDELACMVSAVREVEAAFGSSMKGPVLEERSIRDQFQRSLVASEDIREGERLEQGKIITKRSEVKGIAPKYMDIVIGRIAKQSIAKDAPITWDAV; translated from the coding sequence ATGTTAGTCATTAATAGCAAACCTATTGGTGCTGGTCACCCAACCTATATTATCGCAGAAATTGGAATTAACCATAACGGCAGCCTGGATATTGCCACCAAGATGTTGGAACAAGCTGTAAAAAGTGGGGTGGATGCGGTTAAAATGCAAATCATTAGTGCTGATAACAGCTATGCCAGGACGAGCCCTTCCTATTCTATCTTTAAAAAAGTCGAGTTATCTTTGGAAGAATGGGCGACACTTGTAAACCAGGCAAGGATGTTAAATATTGATATGTTTGCGACCTTTGTTAATTCATCCGACTTACTGTATGCAGAACAATTGGATTTGCCAGCCATCAAAATTTCTTCGACCAATATAACTAATTTTCCTTTACTGGAAGCAATTGCTCAATTGGGACGGCCTGTTATTATGTCTACGGGTATGGGATATCTGAGTGAAGTGGACGAAGCCGTCAGATTCTTAGAGAAGAAAGGACAACAGCAGATGGGGATTTTACAATGCACGTCATTATACCCCACTCAGCCCAAGGATGTTAATTTACTTGCCATTCGAACATTGGCTGAAGCTTTTCCTAAATATCCTGTTGGCTTTTCAGACCATACCATAGGGATTAATTGTGCTGTTGCTGCCGTAGCAATGGGTGCTAAAATTCTTGAAAAACACTTTACTCTTGATCGGGATATGGAAGGGCCTGATCACCATTTCTCTGTAACACCAGATGAACTTGCCTGCATGGTGAGTGCGGTAAGGGAGGTAGAAGCTGCTTTTGGTTCTTCGATGAAAGGGCCGGTGCTTGAAGAGAGGTCAATTCGCGACCAATTTCAGAGAAGTCTTGTGGCTTCCGAAGATATTAGAGAAGGCGAACGTCTGGAACAGGGAAAAATTATCACAAAACGTTCAGAAGTTAAGGGCATCGCTCCCAAATACATGGATATCGTCATTGGAAGAATCGCCAAGCAGTCTATTGCTAAAGACGCCCCAATTACCTGGGATGCGGTCTGA
- a CDS encoding lactate racemase domain-containing protein yields MYEVTLENNLQKVVLPQYFWYDRQPLPLVFPHNWDIKICGMEGDYLPILGQEEIKRKISNPIGTFPLEELAKGKKEVAIVVDDITRPTEASLLLPYILEALSKAGMRDDCIRFLISLGSHGAHTAEDFRKKIGNEIVERFGVYNHNCYENCVEVGKTKSGMVVKINAELMQCDFKIGIGAILPHLYVGYSGGGKLFLPGMAHIDTIDAFHSFLTPGEKGRINFENPMMREIEDALALIGVDFKIDVLVNTKGQIIDLFAGETMAEYSEGVKVADKIYVTKTYDDLDVVISNAHLKVNEGDIALLAGLETVKEDGTCVLIMNSPSGQMTHYLMRWFGKFIGGKQAVTRVQLPEDKKVIVYSQYKDTITFDPFENQEIITWEKDWVEIIQQLQARHGSEELRVGIIPDGTIQYIKR; encoded by the coding sequence ATGTATGAAGTTACTCTGGAAAATAACCTGCAAAAGGTGGTGCTACCTCAATATTTTTGGTATGACAGGCAACCCTTACCTTTAGTGTTTCCTCATAATTGGGACATTAAAATTTGTGGCATGGAAGGTGACTATCTTCCGATACTTGGTCAGGAGGAGATCAAACGTAAAATAAGTAATCCCATTGGCACTTTTCCTTTAGAAGAACTGGCCAAAGGAAAAAAAGAAGTCGCTATCGTGGTAGATGACATAACCAGACCAACCGAAGCATCTTTACTCCTTCCCTATATTCTTGAGGCCTTATCTAAAGCTGGTATGAGGGACGATTGTATTCGTTTTCTCATATCCCTGGGAAGTCATGGGGCCCATACAGCAGAAGATTTTCGCAAGAAGATAGGAAATGAAATCGTTGAAAGATTTGGAGTGTACAACCATAATTGTTATGAAAATTGTGTCGAGGTTGGTAAAACTAAAAGCGGAATGGTGGTTAAGATTAATGCAGAACTAATGCAATGTGATTTCAAAATTGGGATTGGGGCTATTCTCCCCCATTTGTATGTTGGATACTCTGGTGGAGGGAAGCTGTTTTTACCGGGAATGGCTCACATAGACACGATTGACGCCTTTCATTCTTTCTTGACTCCTGGCGAAAAAGGGAGGATCAATTTTGAAAACCCCATGATGCGTGAAATCGAAGATGCTCTGGCCCTCATAGGGGTGGATTTCAAAATCGATGTCCTGGTCAATACCAAAGGTCAAATCATTGACTTGTTTGCAGGTGAGACGATGGCCGAGTATAGTGAGGGAGTAAAAGTGGCCGATAAAATTTATGTCACGAAAACCTATGACGATCTGGACGTAGTTATCTCTAATGCCCATCTTAAGGTCAATGAAGGAGATATCGCTTTATTGGCAGGATTAGAGACTGTTAAAGAGGATGGAACCTGTGTCCTGATCATGAATTCTCCCTCTGGCCAGATGACTCACTATCTCATGCGCTGGTTTGGGAAATTTATTGGGGGCAAACAGGCTGTCACAAGAGTTCAGTTGCCTGAAGACAAAAAAGTTATTGTCTATTCTCAGTATAAAGACACCATTACGTTTGACCCTTTTGAGAATCAGGAGATAATCACGTGGGAAAAAGATTGGGTTGAAATTATCCAACAACTGCAAGCACGTCATGGCTCTGAAGAACTTAGAGTCGGGATCATTCCTGACGGGACGATTCAATATATAAAAAGATAG
- a CDS encoding HEPN domain-containing protein — MRVDSESYEDWFLKARNNLRAAEAILRYYEEDPPTDTACYHCHQVAEKSLKGYLLYKDEVPPWSHDLIELLNRCIMHDSTLEVLREDIEVLNKYYIEAKYPADIPIIYPKEEACEAKEKAVGVLRKVEEIRGDRGDLRCD; from the coding sequence ATGCGCGTTGATTCGGAGAGTTACGAAGACTGGTTTCTTAAGGCAAGAAATAATTTGAGGGCCGCCGAGGCTATTTTGAGATATTATGAAGAAGATCCGCCGACAGATACAGCCTGCTATCATTGCCATCAGGTAGCAGAAAAATCTCTAAAAGGGTATCTTCTTTATAAAGATGAGGTCCCCCCATGGAGTCATGATTTAATAGAGCTACTTAATCGATGCATTATGCATGATTCTACACTTGAAGTGTTAAGAGAAGATATTGAGGTTCTCAATAAATATTACATTGAGGCTAAGTATCCAGCAGATATTCCCATAATCTATCCAAAGGAAGAAGCATGTGAAGCTAAGGAAAAAGCCGTTGGGGTGTTAAGAAAGGTCGAGGAGATTAGAGGTGACAGAGGAGATTTGCGCTGTGATTGA
- a CDS encoding ATP-grasp domain-containing protein, which yields MSQQRVNIMMTCVNSQVAPSIIQLIYEHPDYEVHVVGCDASPAEEILGQSFCESCYSVPPGMDDTYIQAILNIVEKHHIQLIFPGSDEECLTLSRYREELQSRGCDVACSAYEKIALASNKYRMIMKLKEAGIRSSEAYVPQTLEDIEKIAKRLGYPEREVVIKPQFGRGSKGFKVITSQYDRYEAFCREKHFRISLEELKTLFAGHEEDLPNYLMMEMYPGDKYSADILVSHGKVISIVIRNNGPLPKINPPTQIATIVFDQDVRTYAESIVKLMGFDYFVQIEIGRDIEGGLGFIEINTRIDATLPITTGLGLNFFREMITYAITGQMRSDIPDYRDFSKQLRFRRYWQHLFEELSSAS from the coding sequence ATGTCACAACAGCGTGTCAATATTATGATGACTTGTGTCAATTCACAGGTCGCTCCTTCTATTATTCAGTTGATTTATGAGCACCCTGATTATGAGGTGCATGTGGTAGGGTGTGATGCTTCTCCTGCTGAGGAAATCCTGGGACAAAGTTTTTGTGAGAGCTGCTATTCTGTTCCACCAGGTATGGACGACACATATATCCAGGCCATTCTTAATATTGTGGAAAAGCATCATATTCAGTTGATCTTTCCTGGAAGCGATGAAGAGTGCCTGACGTTATCCCGATATAGAGAAGAACTACAAAGTAGAGGATGTGACGTTGCCTGTTCGGCTTATGAGAAAATCGCTTTAGCCTCGAATAAGTACCGGATGATAATGAAACTAAAAGAGGCAGGTATTCGTTCCAGTGAAGCATACGTCCCCCAAACTTTAGAAGATATCGAGAAAATTGCTAAACGTTTAGGATATCCTGAACGTGAGGTTGTGATTAAACCTCAGTTTGGGAGAGGAAGCAAAGGTTTTAAAGTCATCACCTCCCAATACGATCGATATGAGGCTTTTTGTAGAGAAAAGCATTTCCGGATTTCTCTGGAAGAACTCAAAACACTTTTTGCTGGTCATGAAGAAGACTTGCCCAATTATTTGATGATGGAAATGTATCCGGGAGATAAATACAGCGCGGATATCCTGGTGTCACATGGAAAAGTAATTTCCATAGTTATTCGAAATAATGGTCCCTTACCTAAAATCAATCCGCCAACCCAGATCGCCACAATTGTTTTTGACCAGGATGTTCGGACTTATGCGGAGTCCATTGTCAAGCTGATGGGGTTTGATTATTTTGTCCAGATTGAAATTGGTCGAGATATAGAAGGAGGTTTAGGATTTATTGAAATCAATACAAGGATAGATGCTACTCTCCCAATTACTACCGGACTTGGATTAAACTTTTTCCGGGAGATGATTACCTATGCTATTACCGGACAAATGCGCTCAGACATTCCGGATTATCGAGATTTTTCCAAACAGTTAAGATTTAGACGTTATTGGCAACATTTATTTGAAGAGTTGTCATCTGCAAGTTGA